The Aurantiacibacter gangjinensis genome includes a region encoding these proteins:
- the parC gene encoding DNA topoisomerase IV subunit A — MSDPNDTNPEPDDAIIDSPFDAALSERYLVYALSTITARSLPDLRDGLKPVHRRLLWTMRQLRLSPDSTFKKSARVVGEVIGKYHPHGDTAAYDAMVRLAQDFALRYPLVEGQGNFGNIDGDNAAAYRYTEARLTRTAMLLMDGLDAGTVDFIPTYNGEEEEPELMPGLFPNLLANGASGIAVGMATSIPSHNVAEVLDAAEMVLFNKDVTHDELMGVFKGPDFATGGLVVDSAEAISKAYETGRGSFRVRGRFHAQEAENQADRDAGIERIKGGGYQLVISEIPYQVPKGKLIEQIAAAISDKKLPILEDVRDESDEQIRIVLVPRSRNVDPELLKESVYKLTDLETRFGLNLNVLDHTRTPMVMGLKELLQNWVTHQTLILQRRTQHRLDKIADRLELLEGYIIAFLNLDRVIEIIRTEDEPKPVMMKEFGLTDRQTEAILNMRLRSLRKLEEMQLRNEKDELLKEQGELQQLLDSPARQRTRLKRDMAALRKEYGPDTAIGARRTTIAEAAPTVDFDPSAMIEKEPVTVILSQKGWIRAAKGHVDLGKDGAGDFKYKEGDGPAFAVHCQTTDKLLLAGDDGRFFTIGADKLPGARGFGEPVRNTLDIDTATQIIAVVVHEKDKQILLGSTIGKGFVAVTDELLAETRKGRQVVNLKGDAKLLVARAVPAEHDHVAVVGENRKLVVFALEEMPVMTRGQGVTLQRYRDGGLSDATTFRMEDGLSWTMGGDTGRTRTESEINMWKVARGAAGRLPPQGFPKDNKF; from the coding sequence ATGTCTGACCCTAACGATACCAATCCCGAACCCGATGATGCCATCATCGATTCCCCTTTCGATGCCGCCCTGTCAGAGCGATACCTCGTCTATGCGCTCTCCACCATCACTGCGCGATCCCTTCCGGATTTGCGCGACGGGCTGAAGCCGGTCCACCGCCGCCTGCTGTGGACGATGCGCCAGCTGCGCCTCTCGCCGGACAGCACGTTCAAGAAGAGCGCCCGCGTGGTGGGCGAGGTGATCGGTAAGTACCACCCGCATGGCGACACCGCCGCCTATGATGCGATGGTCCGCCTCGCGCAGGATTTCGCGCTGCGGTATCCGCTGGTGGAAGGGCAGGGCAATTTCGGCAATATCGACGGCGATAACGCCGCAGCCTACCGCTACACCGAAGCGCGGCTGACGCGCACCGCCATGCTGCTGATGGACGGGCTGGACGCGGGCACCGTCGACTTCATCCCGACCTATAACGGCGAAGAGGAAGAGCCCGAGCTTATGCCCGGCCTGTTCCCCAACCTGCTGGCCAATGGCGCCAGCGGCATCGCCGTGGGCATGGCGACCAGCATTCCCAGTCATAATGTCGCCGAAGTGCTGGATGCGGCCGAAATGGTGCTGTTCAATAAGGACGTGACCCATGACGAGCTGATGGGCGTATTCAAGGGTCCGGATTTTGCCACGGGCGGCCTTGTCGTGGACAGCGCCGAGGCGATTTCCAAGGCCTACGAAACCGGGCGCGGGTCTTTCCGCGTGCGCGGGCGCTTTCATGCGCAGGAAGCCGAGAACCAGGCGGACCGCGACGCCGGGATCGAGCGGATCAAGGGCGGCGGCTACCAGCTTGTCATTTCGGAAATCCCCTACCAGGTGCCGAAGGGCAAGCTGATCGAGCAGATCGCCGCGGCCATCTCGGACAAGAAGCTGCCGATCCTCGAAGACGTGCGCGACGAGAGCGACGAGCAGATCCGCATCGTTCTGGTGCCGCGCAGCCGCAATGTCGATCCGGAGCTTCTGAAAGAAAGCGTCTACAAGCTCACCGATCTGGAAACGCGCTTCGGCCTCAACCTCAACGTGCTCGACCACACGCGCACGCCGATGGTGATGGGTCTGAAAGAGCTGCTGCAGAATTGGGTGACGCACCAGACGCTGATCCTGCAGCGCCGCACCCAGCACCGGCTGGACAAGATCGCCGACCGGCTGGAACTGCTGGAAGGCTATATCATCGCTTTCCTCAATCTCGACCGGGTGATCGAGATCATCCGTACCGAGGATGAGCCAAAGCCGGTGATGATGAAGGAATTCGGCCTCACCGACCGGCAAACCGAAGCCATCCTCAATATGCGCCTGCGCTCTCTGCGCAAGCTGGAGGAAATGCAGCTGCGCAACGAGAAGGACGAGTTGCTGAAAGAGCAGGGAGAGCTGCAACAGCTGCTCGACAGCCCGGCGCGCCAGCGCACGCGGTTGAAGCGCGACATGGCGGCGCTGCGCAAGGAATACGGGCCGGATACCGCCATCGGCGCGCGGCGTACGACGATTGCCGAAGCCGCGCCGACGGTCGATTTCGACCCCAGCGCGATGATCGAGAAGGAACCGGTGACGGTCATCCTCTCGCAGAAGGGCTGGATCCGCGCGGCCAAGGGCCATGTCGACCTCGGCAAGGATGGTGCGGGCGATTTCAAGTACAAGGAAGGCGATGGCCCGGCCTTCGCGGTCCACTGCCAGACAACCGACAAGCTGCTGCTGGCGGGCGACGATGGACGTTTCTTCACCATCGGCGCAGACAAGCTGCCCGGCGCGCGCGGCTTTGGCGAGCCGGTGCGCAACACGCTCGACATCGACACCGCCACGCAGATTATCGCGGTCGTCGTGCACGAGAAGGACAAGCAGATTCTGCTTGGTTCTACCATCGGCAAGGGCTTCGTCGCGGTGACGGACGAACTGCTGGCCGAGACGCGCAAGGGCCGCCAGGTGGTGAACCTCAAAGGCGATGCGAAGCTGCTGGTGGCGCGCGCCGTGCCTGCAGAGCACGATCACGTCGCCGTGGTGGGCGAGAACCGCAAGCTGGTGGTCTTCGCGCTGGAGGAAATGCCCGTGATGACACGCGGGCAGGGCGTCACCCTGCAACGCTACCGCGATGGCGGACTGTCCGATGCCACCACTTTCCGCATGGAAGACGGCCTCAGCTGGACGATGGGCGGCGATACGGGCCGGACGCGTACGGAGAGCGAGATCAATATGTGGAAAGTCGCGCGCGGCGCTGCGGGCAGGTTGCCGCCACAGGGTTTTCCAAAAGATAACAAGTTCTGA
- a CDS encoding ion transporter codes for MAAHGGAAPPDLQGFYMRAAVQRIVTSSWFEKFIIAVIVINAIGLGLETSPAVMARIGGIVEVLDTIALTIFVIELALKLFAFRLAFFKSGWNIFDLVIVAVALVPASQQFSVLRALRILRALRLISVVPSMRRVILGLFKAIPSIGTVIVMLLLLFYISAVMATSLFGEAFPQWFGDIGRSLYSLFQIMTLESWSMGIVRPVMEVYPYAWAFFVPFILMTSFIVLNLFIGVIVNAMSEATDEEAHSEREMILGELRAMRSDITAMRSERDSERG; via the coding sequence ATGGCCGCGCACGGGGGTGCGGCCCCGCCGGATTTGCAAGGGTTCTACATGCGCGCAGCAGTGCAGCGGATTGTGACATCGTCATGGTTCGAAAAATTCATCATCGCCGTCATCGTGATCAACGCCATCGGGCTGGGCCTGGAAACCTCGCCCGCCGTCATGGCGCGCATCGGCGGCATCGTGGAGGTGCTGGACACCATCGCGCTAACGATCTTCGTGATCGAACTGGCGCTGAAGCTGTTCGCCTTCCGCCTCGCCTTCTTCAAAAGCGGCTGGAACATCTTCGATCTGGTGATCGTGGCCGTGGCGCTGGTGCCCGCCTCGCAGCAGTTCAGCGTGCTGCGCGCGCTACGCATCCTGCGTGCGCTGCGCCTGATCAGCGTGGTACCCAGCATGCGGCGCGTGATCCTGGGACTGTTCAAGGCGATCCCCAGCATCGGCACCGTCATCGTGATGCTGCTGCTGCTGTTCTATATCAGCGCGGTGATGGCGACATCGCTGTTCGGCGAGGCCTTCCCCCAATGGTTCGGCGATATCGGGCGTTCGCTCTATTCGCTGTTCCAGATCATGACGCTGGAAAGCTGGTCCATGGGCATCGTGCGACCGGTGATGGAAGTCTATCCCTATGCCTGGGCGTTCTTCGTGCCATTCATCCTGATGACCAGCTTCATCGTACTGAACCTGTTCATCGGTGTGATCGTCAACGCCATGTCCGAAGCGACGGACGAGGAAGCGCATAGCGAGCGTGAAATGATCCTCGGCGAATTGCGCGCGATGCGCAGCGATATCACCGCGATGCGGTCGGAGCGCGATAGCGAAAGGGGATAA
- a CDS encoding type 1 glutamine amidotransferase domain-containing protein: MSQRIMILATDGFEQSELEKPKSNLEDAGFTTVVVSPEDGEIRGFSDKEWGDPVSVDLNVEEVEAADYDGLLLPGGQINPDALRMNEKAIKLVRDFVSQGKPVAAICHAPWLLVEADVVNGKTVTSWPSVRTDLSNAGGNVVDQEVAVDGNIITSRNPDDIPAFSKALIDALEKQANKMSEAA; this comes from the coding sequence ATGTCACAGCGCATCATGATCCTCGCCACCGACGGTTTCGAGCAGTCCGAACTGGAAAAGCCGAAATCCAATTTGGAAGATGCCGGTTTCACCACCGTCGTCGTGTCACCCGAAGACGGTGAAATCCGCGGCTTTTCCGACAAGGAATGGGGCGATCCGGTATCTGTCGACCTCAATGTGGAAGAAGTGGAAGCCGCCGATTACGACGGCCTGTTGCTACCCGGTGGCCAGATCAACCCCGATGCGTTGCGCATGAATGAAAAGGCCATCAAGCTGGTCCGCGATTTTGTGTCGCAGGGCAAGCCTGTGGCGGCCATTTGCCACGCCCCGTGGCTGCTGGTGGAAGCCGATGTGGTGAACGGCAAGACCGTGACCAGTTGGCCAAGCGTGCGCACCGATCTTTCCAATGCCGGCGGCAATGTCGTCGACCAGGAAGTCGCCGTCGATGGCAACATCATCACCAGCCGCAATCCCGATGATATTCCCGCTTTCTCAAAGGCGTTGATTGATGCGCTGGAGAAGCAGGCCAACAAGATGAGCGAAGCCGCCTGA
- a CDS encoding mechanosensitive ion channel family protein has product MAKAQQFLSALLLSLCFIIAAPLAAQERDVAQGSDAYVYEVDRLQNGAGSQDLPLQLDTPLGLLETFMEAGAEGRWADAAAALDYQTLEAGGDVDREQVAAQLYDLLYRSLSIDWAGLPDRPDAVDTLTSSEDPMAGTPRRSLRVGVLMLEGRPKTIRIARVQEAGGEPLWVFSRQTVANVPALYEVYGPTRFEEALPAPLRKQAFFTLAWWEVLALPLILLAGAIAAALTYRAIGSFRERADEDSRAYGVLQAIHMPVTLLAFAGTFAVVRETFFRLSGPARDVLDPIQILLVVAAGVAIILSVLEALFNFATSRRTDELEAPDNHADRNFYTRLSALRRIVTAVVLLAGIGIIIIASNLSNTLGFSIIASAGALGLVLVFAARKALGDIMASVQIGFAKTARIGDAVQFAGQWCYVEKIGFTHLQLRTWDERRIIAPVSSFTSESFENWTKQDASLMVHIELELDNRADVDQLRSAFRDFVREDDDVIDPDDAKCEVIDQNAKAMIVRFMARSPDPKTGWAMHCRMRENLLAAASRFDAGAGNEPVPAFIAREREVRMDAEG; this is encoded by the coding sequence ATGGCCAAAGCACAGCAGTTCCTTTCCGCCCTCCTCCTCTCCCTTTGCTTCATAATCGCCGCGCCGCTCGCCGCGCAGGAGCGGGACGTGGCGCAAGGGTCCGATGCCTATGTTTATGAAGTCGACCGGCTGCAGAACGGTGCCGGCTCGCAAGACCTGCCGCTGCAACTCGATACGCCGCTGGGCCTGCTCGAGACATTCATGGAAGCTGGCGCCGAAGGAAGATGGGCCGATGCCGCCGCCGCACTCGATTACCAGACCTTGGAGGCAGGGGGCGATGTCGACCGTGAACAGGTGGCAGCGCAGCTTTACGATCTGCTTTACCGTTCGCTTTCCATCGATTGGGCAGGCTTGCCCGACCGTCCGGATGCCGTCGATACGCTGACCAGCAGCGAAGACCCGATGGCTGGAACGCCGCGGCGCTCTTTGCGTGTAGGCGTGCTGATGCTGGAGGGCCGGCCAAAAACCATCCGCATCGCCCGCGTGCAGGAAGCGGGCGGCGAGCCGCTGTGGGTATTCAGTCGCCAGACGGTCGCGAATGTGCCCGCCCTTTACGAAGTTTATGGCCCGACACGTTTCGAAGAAGCCTTGCCCGCCCCCTTGCGCAAGCAGGCCTTCTTCACCCTCGCCTGGTGGGAAGTGCTGGCACTGCCGCTCATCCTGCTGGCGGGCGCGATTGCCGCTGCCCTCACCTACCGCGCCATCGGCAGCTTCCGCGAGCGCGCGGACGAGGACAGCCGCGCCTATGGCGTGCTGCAGGCGATCCACATGCCGGTGACCCTGCTGGCCTTTGCCGGAACATTCGCCGTGGTGCGCGAGACATTCTTCCGCCTGTCCGGTCCGGCGCGCGATGTTCTGGACCCGATCCAGATCCTGCTGGTGGTTGCCGCGGGCGTCGCCATCATCCTTTCGGTGCTGGAAGCGCTGTTCAATTTTGCCACCAGCCGCCGCACCGACGAGTTGGAAGCGCCGGACAATCATGCGGACCGCAATTTCTACACGCGCCTCAGCGCGCTTCGCCGGATCGTCACCGCCGTGGTGCTGCTGGCGGGAATCGGCATCATCATCATCGCCAGCAACCTGTCCAACACGCTGGGCTTCTCGATCATCGCCTCCGCCGGGGCACTGGGGCTGGTGCTGGTGTTCGCCGCGCGCAAGGCGCTGGGCGACATCATGGCGAGCGTGCAGATCGGTTTCGCCAAGACGGCGCGCATCGGCGATGCAGTGCAATTTGCCGGGCAGTGGTGCTACGTCGAGAAGATCGGCTTCACCCATCTGCAGCTGCGCACTTGGGACGAGCGGCGGATCATCGCGCCGGTCAGCAGCTTCACCAGCGAGAGCTTCGAGAACTGGACCAAGCAGGATGCGAGCCTGATGGTGCATATCGAACTGGAACTGGACAACCGCGCCGATGTCGACCAGTTGCGCTCCGCCTTCCGCGATTTCGTGAGAGAAGACGACGATGTCATCGACCCGGACGACGCCAAGTGCGAAGTCATCGACCAGAACGCGAAAGCCATGATCGTCCGCTTCATGGCCCGTTCGCCAGACCCGAAAACCGGCTGGGCCATGCATTGTCGCATGCGCGAGAACCTGCTCGCCGCCGCCTCCCGATTCGATGCCGGTGCGGGCAACGAGCCGGTTCCTGCCTTCATCGCCCGCGAGCGCGAAGTGCGCATGGATGCCGAGGGCTGA
- a CDS encoding 2Fe-2S iron-sulfur cluster-binding protein — MRIQFITSKGERVLAEADPGDNLLAVAQAAGMPLEGTCEGQMACSTCHVIVSPEWFDKLPPAVEDEEDMLDLAMGVQATSRLSCQIDLSPELDGMEVTIPADSNDAQGF; from the coding sequence ATCCGCATCCAATTTATCACGAGCAAGGGCGAACGCGTCTTGGCGGAAGCCGATCCGGGTGACAATCTGCTCGCCGTGGCGCAGGCGGCGGGGATGCCGCTGGAAGGGACGTGCGAAGGGCAAATGGCGTGCTCAACATGCCATGTCATCGTGTCGCCGGAATGGTTCGACAAATTGCCGCCAGCGGTAGAGGACGAGGAAGACATGCTCGACCTCGCCATGGGCGTGCAGGCGACCAGCCGCCTTTCCTGCCAAATCGACCTGTCGCCAGAGCTGGACGGGATGGAAGTGACCATCCCCGCCGACAGCAACGACGCGCAGGGCTTCTAG
- a CDS encoding cysteine desulfurase family protein, whose translation MIYLDYQATTPLAPEARDAMLRWLDGPDGTGFGNPHSQHRMGRQAHAAIDLARDQVAALFPPGGKVVFTGGATEAINLAMRGCPGEGAMSVSAIEHSAVGDTAKAIGKCHELNVAADGQCNAKQDIPANTRLVAVMQVNNEIGVIQPTVEFHRKAKEAGALYLVDAVQAYGKMPVANADLIAVSAHKLHGPKGVGALWVRDGVELEPQQTGGGQEADIRSGTLSPALIAGFGAAASVAAERMDEDADHVAALWHKARDMFEGWELNGSADARYCGNLNLRKKGLDVARLMSDCRNIMFSAGSACASGSGRPSHVLKAIGLSDKQAKSSIRLGFGRYTSMEELEEAAQTLIHAAAQQG comes from the coding sequence GTGATCTATCTCGACTACCAGGCCACCACGCCGCTCGCGCCCGAAGCGCGCGATGCCATGTTGCGCTGGCTGGACGGGCCGGATGGCACCGGCTTCGGCAATCCCCATTCGCAGCACCGCATGGGGCGGCAGGCGCATGCCGCGATCGATCTTGCGCGCGACCAGGTGGCGGCGCTATTTCCGCCGGGGGGCAAAGTCGTCTTCACCGGCGGCGCGACCGAAGCGATCAACCTTGCCATGCGCGGCTGCCCCGGCGAGGGCGCGATGAGCGTTTCCGCCATCGAACACTCTGCCGTGGGCGATACGGCGAAAGCCATCGGCAAGTGCCACGAACTGAACGTCGCGGCCGACGGGCAGTGCAATGCCAAGCAGGACATTCCGGCGAACACCCGTCTCGTCGCAGTGATGCAGGTGAACAACGAGATCGGCGTGATCCAGCCGACGGTGGAGTTCCACCGCAAGGCCAAGGAAGCGGGCGCGCTGTACCTGGTCGATGCAGTGCAGGCCTATGGGAAGATGCCGGTTGCCAATGCGGACTTAATCGCCGTCTCCGCGCACAAATTGCACGGGCCGAAAGGCGTGGGGGCATTGTGGGTGCGCGACGGTGTCGAACTGGAGCCGCAGCAGACCGGCGGCGGGCAGGAGGCCGATATCCGCTCCGGCACGCTCAGCCCAGCGCTGATCGCGGGCTTCGGCGCGGCGGCGTCAGTTGCTGCGGAACGGATGGACGAGGATGCCGATCACGTCGCCGCATTGTGGCACAAGGCGCGCGACATGTTCGAAGGCTGGGAGCTGAATGGCAGCGCCGACGCGCGCTATTGCGGCAATCTCAACTTGCGGAAGAAGGGCCTCGACGTAGCGCGGCTGATGAGCGATTGCCGCAATATCATGTTCTCTGCAGGCTCGGCCTGCGCTAGCGGATCGGGCCGGCCCAGCCATGTGCTGAAAGCCATCGGCCTGTCGGACAAGCAGGCCAAATCCTCCATCCGGCTAGGGTTCGGGCGCTACACCTCGATGGAAGAGCTTGAAGAGGCGGCACAAACGCTTATCCATGCTGCAGCGCAGCAGGGGTAG
- a CDS encoding cysteine desulfurase family protein gives MPVSKPRIYLDHAATSPLRLEAKVAMEDGFAIWANPSSPHAEGRKAKAALEDARERCKRSLGWDGELIFTSGASEAAALALNHAKAGARLVSAIEHDCILGIAKTAERMPIRETGALDLDALAEAVQRERPLVAVQQVNSETGHAQHMDDIAQIIVDAGGLLLADCSQSAGKLALPDCDMAIISAHKFGGPIGIGALLVRDYGLLDPVGGHERGYRRGTENMPGALGMAAALQASLSEPLCAPDCRAAMDRLAETVRQAGGVWMSDRFDYPTDYIHAVAAPSMSATAQVMRLDMAGFAVSQGSACSSGTMKTSHVLGAMNVDRAIADRVIRMSIGWTTTPDEIDAFTEAWKTLV, from the coding sequence ATGCCCGTGTCGAAGCCGCGCATCTATCTCGATCACGCCGCCACATCGCCGCTGCGCCTCGAGGCGAAAGTGGCGATGGAGGACGGCTTCGCCATCTGGGCCAACCCCTCCAGCCCCCATGCCGAAGGGCGCAAGGCCAAGGCCGCGCTGGAGGATGCGCGCGAGCGGTGCAAGCGGTCGCTGGGCTGGGATGGCGAGCTGATCTTCACCAGCGGCGCGAGCGAGGCGGCGGCGCTCGCATTGAACCACGCAAAAGCCGGAGCAAGGTTGGTCAGCGCCATCGAGCACGACTGCATCCTCGGCATCGCGAAAACTGCCGAGCGCATGCCGATCCGCGAGACGGGCGCACTCGATCTGGACGCACTGGCGGAGGCCGTCCAGCGAGAGCGGCCCTTGGTGGCGGTTCAACAGGTGAACTCCGAAACCGGGCATGCGCAGCATATGGACGATATCGCGCAAATCATCGTCGACGCCGGCGGATTGCTGCTGGCGGACTGTTCCCAAAGTGCCGGTAAACTCGCTCTTCCCGATTGCGACATGGCCATCATTTCCGCGCACAAATTCGGTGGGCCGATCGGGATAGGCGCTTTGCTGGTGCGCGATTACGGCCTGCTCGATCCCGTCGGCGGGCACGAGCGCGGATACCGGCGCGGCACGGAAAACATGCCGGGTGCACTTGGCATGGCGGCGGCTTTGCAGGCCAGTCTTTCCGAGCCTCTTTGCGCGCCTGATTGCCGCGCGGCGATGGATCGCTTGGCAGAGACAGTGAGGCAGGCAGGCGGCGTGTGGATGTCGGACCGGTTCGACTATCCCACCGATTATATCCATGCCGTCGCCGCGCCTTCCATGAGCGCGACCGCGCAGGTGATGCGGCTTGATATGGCGGGCTTCGCCGTCTCGCAGGGAAGCGCCTGTTCGTCGGGTACGATGAAAACGAGCCATGTGCTGGGCGCGATGAATGTCGACCGGGCCATTGCCGACCGCGTCATCCGCATGTCGATTGGCTGGACGACCACGCCTGACGAAATCGACGCATTTACGGAAGCTTGGAAAACTCTAGTGTGA
- a CDS encoding alpha/beta hydrolase, which produces MPHVIFPGPEGRLEGRFSPAPRPRAPVAMILHPHSQGGGTMNDRIVQQLYKTFVNRGFATLRFNFRGVGKSQGSFDNGIGELSDAASALDWVQQIHPEAQVTWVAGVSFGALIGMQLLMRRPEIRGFISIAPPANMYDFSFLAPCPASGIFIQGTADTVVQPIAVQKLVDKLRTQKHITIHHDEIPRANHFFENEQEELMKSVDNYLDFRLDPSCPIS; this is translated from the coding sequence ATGCCGCACGTTATCTTTCCCGGCCCAGAAGGCCGTCTCGAAGGTCGTTTCTCTCCCGCGCCGCGTCCGCGCGCACCCGTCGCCATGATCCTGCATCCGCACAGCCAGGGCGGCGGCACGATGAACGACCGGATCGTGCAGCAGCTTTACAAGACCTTCGTCAATCGCGGTTTCGCTACGCTGCGTTTCAATTTCCGCGGTGTCGGCAAGAGCCAGGGCAGCTTCGACAATGGCATTGGCGAATTGTCCGACGCGGCTTCGGCGCTGGACTGGGTGCAGCAGATCCACCCCGAAGCGCAGGTGACATGGGTTGCAGGCGTATCCTTCGGCGCGCTGATCGGCATGCAGCTGCTTATGCGTCGCCCTGAGATTCGCGGTTTCATCTCCATCGCGCCGCCTGCGAACATGTATGACTTCAGCTTCCTCGCGCCCTGCCCTGCCAGCGGCATCTTCATCCAGGGCACGGCCGATACGGTGGTGCAGCCCATTGCCGTGCAGAAGCTGGTCGACAAGCTGCGCACGCAAAAGCACATCACCATCCATCACGATGAGATTCCGCGCGCCAATCACTTCTTCGAGAACGAGCAGGAAGAGCTGATGAAGTCGGTCGACAATTATCTCGACTTCCGCCTCGATCCGAGCTGCCCGATCAGCTGA
- a CDS encoding energy transducer TonB: protein MSYANATMTPAQKMRAGFASLAIPGVVGAGLIASLAITEIITPTVSDPTDADFFEIEIPPPPPPDEVVEDPAPAPDSTVTAPTPPRQLPSDNTIYADPPVLDFPDTPVTQVPDFRVDVPGPAVTPLPSPTPTFDPVGPVPRGNAGNWITNADYPRRGITRELEGTTGYRLVIGSNGRVSGCEITRSSGHSVLDNATCSLLTRNGRFTPARDNRGETVVGTYNGNVTWQLPPR, encoded by the coding sequence ATGTCCTACGCAAACGCAACCATGACGCCTGCGCAGAAAATGCGCGCAGGGTTCGCATCCCTGGCCATTCCCGGCGTGGTCGGCGCCGGTTTGATCGCCAGCCTCGCTATCACGGAAATCATCACCCCGACGGTATCGGACCCGACGGACGCCGATTTTTTCGAAATCGAGATTCCTCCTCCCCCGCCGCCCGACGAGGTCGTGGAAGACCCGGCACCTGCGCCCGACAGCACTGTCACTGCGCCGACGCCGCCCAGGCAATTGCCAAGCGACAACACAATCTACGCCGATCCGCCTGTGCTGGATTTTCCCGATACGCCGGTCACGCAGGTTCCCGATTTCAGAGTGGACGTGCCAGGCCCGGCCGTCACACCGCTGCCCTCGCCTACGCCGACATTCGATCCGGTCGGCCCCGTGCCGCGCGGCAATGCGGGGAACTGGATCACCAATGCCGATTATCCGCGCCGCGGCATCACGCGAGAGCTGGAAGGCACGACGGGTTATCGTCTGGTGATCGGCAGCAATGGCCGCGTGTCGGGCTGCGAAATCACCCGGTCCAGCGGGCATAGCGTGCTCGATAATGCCACCTGCAGCCTGTTGACGCGCAATGGCCGCTTCACGCCCGCGCGCGACAATCGCGGCGAGACCGTCGTCGGCACGTATAATGGCAATGTGACCTGGCAGCTTCCGCCTCGCTGA